The sequence ACTCATTTAGGATTGCTATAGCATCGCTTTGATTCATGCAGGACTCCGTCGTCCAGCTTGATGTTAACGGGCGTTTTACTGGCAAGTTTCAGGTATTGTTCCGAGCGGGGTCTGCGGTCTAACTCGCTACCAACCCCACCAGTTCCCAGCTTTGATTGTTGCTGATCGCTGTCCTAATTTTTTCAAACACCTGCTGGCAATGGTTGTGCTGGTGAAGCGACAGTTCTTCATTTTTGGCCACCACCTGCAAACGCACCTGCTGATTGGGATACCGTTCTAGCAAAATTTCCGCCGTCACCAAACGGTTAAACCGGGACAAGGGCACCGAGCCGGGAATTTCCCGAGCCATTAGGTAATCTTCAGAACGATACACCACATTCAAATCGCACTCCCGCAGGGTCTCCGCCAGGGTAGGCAAGAGATTTGGGCTTGGCGCATCTAAAACGAACCAACCAATATAACGGGACATAGGCAACTCGCTGAAAAAAAAAAACAAAAAGATATGCGGACATCAACCCTAGATGATTCATCTGTGCAAACTGACTACAACCTATGGATTAACCCTAGGTGTACTATACACATAATGACTCGGTTTTGCATATAGCCATCCCTATTCCTTGGCAATTGATTGGCCCCATTGGCACCCCCAAAATGTTATCTGGTTGGAATGCCCAGATCATCCAGGAAAGCCGGGGTTACGCCCTTAGAACTGCCTTATCTGAATTTTGCAGAATGGGTGCAGGCGCCGCTCAAAAAATCAAGAATTTTTACTGAATTGGGAACGCAGGTAATGCCAGAACAGGCAGACCAACCCCAAGTTAATCCACACATCGGCTAAATTAAAAATGGGAAAATTGATCCAACGCACATCCAAAAAATCAATTACTGCCCCCAACCGAAAGCGGTCAATGCCATTTCCCATCGCCCCCGCCAAAATCAGCCCATAGCCCCACTGTTCCGCTACGGCCAACCGTGGCCCCCGCACCGCCAAGGCCAGCAACCCGGCACTCACCGCCACCGACAGCCAGCGCAACCAGGCCGTTCCCTGGGCAAAAAGACTGAAGGCCGCCCCCGTATTCAACACATAGGTGAGATGCAAGACCCCCGCCCACAGGGGCCAGGATTCCCCCAGACCGAAGTGATGCACCACCGCATACTTACTGAGTTGATCCACCAGGACCCCCACCCCACTGGCAACCCAAAACCATCCCTGTCTCACCACCGGGCCGCCACCCCCAACCGCCGGGCAACGTAGGCCAGCAGTACCACCCCGCACAGGGCCAGCAGTTGTCCCACCAGGGGCGTGAGGGTGTAATGGGCCGCCCAACTCAGCCATTCCGACCACCGGGGATAATGAACCGCCAACCCTGCCAAGCCCACCAGATGCACCCCCAGCAGTCCCAACCCCGCCGCCAGGGTCAAATGTTCCAGGCTGAGGGGCAGACGAAACGCCAACTCCCCGCACACCCAAGCCCCCAGCCCCAGCCCCAGCAGATAACCCAGCCCCGGTTCCCGCAGATACTGCCAGCCCCCCGCCCAGGTAAAGACCGGCCACCCCATCAACCCCAGGGTGAGATAGGCGATCACCGCCACCGTCGCCGCCCCCCGCCCCCCCAAACAGGCGGTCAACAGCATTGCCCCCACCTGCCAACTGCTCACCACCGGCCACAGCCACACCCCCAGGGACGGCCATTGCCACGGGGGACTCACCACATACACCCCCACAAACGTCCCCAGCACCAACAGCACCAAGCCACTCATCGCCCAAAATCCTTCCCGTACCCAGATCATCGGGTTTCCAGCACATTCAGGGATTGGGGTTGAAAGCGCAAAACAATTCCCTTCGCCCGGTTCACCAAGCCCGCCCCCTGCACCACCACCACATATTTCCCTTGCTTCACCGCCTGGACATAATTGGGCAACCCCCACTGCGCCAACTGCCCCAACCCGCCCCCCACCACCACACTGCCCATGCCCCCCGCCACCGCCCCCAGCAGTCCGCCCAGCAGGTGATTTCCCCACACTCCCGCCCAGGACGTGAAGGTTTCCAGCCCAGTCAAAATGCTAAACCCCACCCCACTCACAAACCCAAAGGGCACCAGCCAATAGGTAAAAAAATTGGGTCGCCAGCCCCCCTGGGGCAAGGGATAATCCGCCACATCCCGATAACCCCGCCCCACCAACGCCACCGCTTCCAAAGGCAAACCCGCTTCCTCCAGGGCGGAATAAACCGCCTCGGCTTGCAAACGGTCGGGCAGGAGCGCCACCAAATACTGCATAAATGTTATGTATGACAACCAAACCCTCTTGACTATTCTACCGCCCCGCTGGGCTGGGAGTTGGAATCCGTGTTCCAGGGATGAAATGTTCGGTCGGGGTTAATAAACTCATCAATTCAAACTCATCCAAGCCCCATGCCCTAGGATGAAAGGATTAAGATATTTATAAAATGTTAAAAATTTTGGAAATTCCCATGCTCACTGCCGTTGCCCCAGCCCCCCCGTTGGTTGCCCCCTCGGAACCGGTGGTAGCCATCGAGCATTTAGAACATTCCTTTGGGGACGGCGACCTCTGCAAACAAATTTTATTCGATATTAATCTCACGATCCGGGCGGGGGAAATTGTGATCTTAACGGGTCCTTCCGGGTCAGGCAAGACCACGTTATTAACCCTGATTGGCTGTTTGCGGTCGGTGCAAAAAGGCAGTTTACGGGTGTTGGGGCAGGAATTAAACGGTGCCAGCAAAGCCACCCAAATCCACCTGCGCCGTCACATTGGTTATATTTTTCAGGCGCATAATTTATTGGAATTTCTCACCGCCCGCCAAAATGTGCAAATGGCTTTAGAACTGCATCCCCACATTCCGCCCAAGCAAGCGAGACTTATGGCAGAGTCCATGTTGCGTGCGGTGGGATTGGGGGA comes from Synechococcus sp. C9 and encodes:
- the lspA gene encoding signal peptidase II; its protein translation is MRQGWFWVASGVGVLVDQLSKYAVVHHFGLGESWPLWAGVLHLTYVLNTGAAFSLFAQGTAWLRWLSVAVSAGLLALAVRGPRLAVAEQWGYGLILAGAMGNGIDRFRLGAVIDFLDVRWINFPIFNLADVWINLGLVCLFWHYLRSQFSKNS
- a CDS encoding DevA family ABC transporter ATP-binding protein; the encoded protein is MLTAVAPAPPLVAPSEPVVAIEHLEHSFGDGDLCKQILFDINLTIRAGEIVILTGPSGSGKTTLLTLIGCLRSVQKGSLRVLGQELNGASKATQIHLRRHIGYIFQAHNLLEFLTARQNVQMALELHPHIPPKQARLMAESMLRAVGLGEKCNSYPHDLSGGQKQRVAIARALASHPRLILADEPTAALDSKTGREVVDLMQRLAKEQGCAILLVTHDHRILDIADRVVHLEDGHLVQDQVL
- a CDS encoding biotin transporter BioY, with the protein product MIWVREGFWAMSGLVLLVLGTFVGVYVVSPPWQWPSLGVWLWPVVSSWQVGAMLLTACLGGRGAATVAVIAYLTLGLMGWPVFTWAGGWQYLREPGLGYLLGLGLGAWVCGELAFRLPLSLEHLTLAAGLGLLGVHLVGLAGLAVHYPRWSEWLSWAAHYTLTPLVGQLLALCGVVLLAYVARRLGVAARW